A stretch of the Zeugodacus cucurbitae isolate PBARC_wt_2022May chromosome 6, idZeuCucr1.2, whole genome shotgun sequence genome encodes the following:
- the LOC105218474 gene encoding low-density lipoprotein receptor-related protein 6 encodes MATEPFLAAVRTSTTTTTTTHTKNSKNIALETRVQQNTNNVKTKTKTKVSLPKVTVHANSVQHLKYSRHSGLQSLHNNKVKKVNESANRCLQRRWHTTALSSCCSCCHGFVQQQSRRVNVSRSANCLLFLSLLITCFIGDSLQIKNGYISPVLSTASSTAISSFSSSSILPSASASPFVPSTLLFTTYHDIQVANITRPTGSPQIEVIVKDLTETMAIDFYYARNLICWADCGREVIECINVNTSVPLAKAPKQTVISAGLDKPEGLSIDWYTDKLYWTDGERNRIEVATLDGKYQKVLFWTDLDQPRAITVIPSKRLLIWTDWGEYPKIERASMDGDPLTRMTIVKDNIFWPNGLAVDLKNDVVYWADGHLKFIDVMKFDGSNRRTVVGNLDYPYSVTYFNNRLFWTDWSKGGSLNTFDIKSRELRELIDTPEAPITLRTWDPSLQPFEDNPCVHNNGNCSHMCLLATNAKGYSCACPTGVQMVSETSCANGSSEMLFIVQRGQLSKISLDMPDFTVFPLPLGRVRYAIAIDYDPVEEYIYWSDVEAYTIRRAHPDGTAIQDFVTSEVRHPDGLAVDWLARNLYWTDTVTDRVEVCRLDGSARKVLIYEDLEEPRAIALAPTLGWMFWSDWNEKKPKVERASLDGSERVVLVSEDLGWPNGIALDIEAKTIYWCDGKTDKIEVANMDGSDRRVVISDNLKHLFGLSLLDDYLYWTDWQRRAIDRAHKITGNNRIVVVDQYPDLMGLKVSRLKDVKGSNACAVRNGGCSQLCLNRPSDYVCRCSIEYELANDKKTCVIPEAFLLFTRQEHIGRISIDNNEGNHNDEKIPFKDVRDAHALDVDVADRRIYWTDQKSKCIYRAFLNGSFVQRIIDAGLICPEGLAVDWLAHNIYWTDSEARRIEVARLDGTNRRVLLWRGVEEPRSLVLEPKRGYMYWIESPSDSIRRAGMDGSELQTIISGANHATGLTLDPDTRRLYWATQSRPTKIESADWDGKKRQILINTDVDEPYAMSLYQDYVYWSDWNTGDIERVHKITGENRSLVHSGMTYIRSLLIFNQNRQTGNNPCKINNGGCSHLCLAQPSRRGMVCACPTHYTLAKDNVSCLPPRNYIIYSQRSSFGRLMPNTSDCPNVPLSVSGKNIRAVEYDPISQNIFWVEGRSHSIKRSLANSSYIKILVGSGAQPFDIAIDVIGRLLFWSCSYANTINVTRFDGDSIGVIDTGDSEKPRNIAVHAMRRLLFWTDVGTQQAIIRSRIDGAERVVLAFKLEGVTALAVDQQTDMVYYAHGKRIDSMDINGKNKKILVSTHISQVISLAALQGFVYWLDDKTGVERINVNGDGRRAEIQRLPQITDIVAVWTPESKLFRNHTCLHSRTKCSHICIASSEGRARDICSCPKSLMLLEDRQNCGALPACGPDHFTCAAPVEGDGSSGDTNKDCIPASWRCDGQSDCPDKSDEVGCPTCRPDLFSCQSGECISKDLVCDGTTNCANGHDEADCCKRPGEFQCPSNKVCISANLVCDGWENCADGTDESAEMCLQPNTRAMAPASDKKAFMILIFATIVIIFSIVYLLQVCRTRIGKSRNEPKDDQASDPLSPSTLSKSQRVSKIASVADAMRMSTLNSRNSINSYDRNHITGASSSTTNGSSMGAYPINPPPSPATRSRHPYRHYRIINQPPPPTPCSTDICDESDSNYTSKSNSNNSNGATKISSSSAVICMQYQYDSEPYPPPPTPRSHYHSDVRIVPESSCPPSPSSRSSTYFSPLPPPPSPVQSPSRGFT; translated from the exons GTTACATATCACCCGTATTATCTACAGCGTCTTCAACCGCCATTTCATCCTTTTCATCGTCTTCCATTTTGCCCAGTGCAAGCGCATCGCCATTTGTACCTTCAACACTGCTCTTCACCACATATCATGACATACAAGTCGCGAACATTACACGACCGACTGGTAGTCCACAAATCGAAGTCATCGTTAAAGATCTCACCGAAACGATGGCCATTGATTTCTATTATGCACGCAACCTAATTTGCTGGGCTGATTGTGGACGTGAGGTCATCGAATGCATAAATGTTAATACTTCGGTGCCGTTGGCAAAGGCACCCAAACAAACTGTGATATCTGCGGGTCTCGATAAACCCGAAGGACTCTCCATCGATTGGTATACGGATAAGTTATATTGGACGGATGGTGAAAGAAATCGCATCGAAGTAGCAACGCTGGATGGTAAATATCAGAAGGTGCTCTTCTGGACAGATTTGGATCAACCGCGCGCAATTACGGTGATACCTTCGAAGCGTCTACTCATTTGGACGGATTGGGGTGAGTACCCAAAAATCGAACGTGCCAGCATGGATGGTGATCCATTGACACGCATGACAATTGTTAAGGATAATATATTTTGGCCGAATGGCTTGGCGGTCGATTTAAAGAATGATGTCGTCTATTGGGCGGATGGTCATTTAAAGTTCATCGATGTAATGAAATTTGATGGTAGCAATCGTCGCACAGTCGTGGGTAATTTGGATTATCCTTATAGTGTAACGTACTTCAACAATCGGCTGTTTTGGACCGATTGGTCCAAGGGTGGTTCACTAAATACGTTCGATATCAAATCACGTGAGTTACGCGAGCTCATCGATACACCGGAAGCTCCGATTACCTTGCGCACTTGGGATCCTTCACTACAACCGTTCGAGGATAATCCCTGTGTGCATAATAACGGCAACTGTTCACATATGTGTCTGCTTGCAACAAATGCGAAGGGTTACAGCTGCGCTTGCCCGACGGGTGTGCAAATGGTTTCAGAAACATCCTGCGCAAATGGTTCGAGCGAAATGCTATTCATCGTGCAACGCGGCCAGCTTAGCAAAATTTCTTTGGATATGCCGGACTTTACTGTATTTCCTTTGCCATTGGGAAGAGTGAGATATGCTATTGCAATCGACTATGATCCTGTAGAAGAGTACATTTATTGGTCCGATGTAGAGGCATATACGATACGTCGCGCACATCCAGACGGCACAGCCATACAAGATTTTGTGACATCCGAAGTGCGCCATCCCGACGGTCTGGCGGTGGATTGGCTCGCACGCAACCTTTACTGGACCGATACGGTAACAGATCGTGTGGAAGTATGTCGTTTAGATGGTTCGGCGCGTAAAGTACTAATCTATGAAGATCTCGAAGAACCACGTGCCATTGCGTTGGCTCCCACGCTAGGTTGGATGTTCTGGAGTGATTGGAATGAAAAGAAGCCAAAGGTTGAGCGCGCGTCGCTCGATGGTTCCGAGCGTGTAGTGCTTGTATCCGAAGATCTCGGTTGGCCGAACGGTATAGCTTTGGATAttgaagcaaaaacaatttacTGGTGTGATGGTAAAACCGATAAGATCGAAGTCGCTAATATGGATGGCTCTGATAGACGTGTCGTCATAAGTGACAATCTGAAACATTTGTTTGGTTTGAGTTTACTAGATGACTATCTATACTGGACCGATTGGCAACGCCGTGCCATAGATCGCGCGCATAAAATAACTGGCAATAATCGCATAGTGGTGGTGGATCAATACCCCGATCTGATGGGATTAAAAGTGTCACGTTTGAAAGATGTCAAGGGTTCGAACGCATGTGCGGTACGCAATGGCGGTTGTTCACAGCTTTGCCTTAACCGCCCCAGTGACTATGTCTGCCGCTGTTCGATCGAGTATGAGTTGGCGAACGATAAAAAGACATGCGTTATACCCGAGGCGTTTCTGCTTTTCACACGGCAAGAGCACATTGGACGTATTTCCATTGACAATAACGAAGGTAATCACAATGACGAGAAGATTCCATTTAAAGATGTGCGTGATGCGCATGCTTTAGATGTGGATGTGGCAGACAGACGCATCTATTGGACAGATCAGAAATCTAAATGCATTTATCGCGCATTTCTGAATGGTTCCTTCGTACAGCGTATTATTGATGCTGGACTCATATGTCCGGAGGGCCTTGCGGTCGATTGGTTGGCACATAATATTTATTGGACCGACTCGGAAGCGCGTCGTATTGAAGTGGCGCGTTTAGATGGCACTAATCGACGCGTGCTGCTTTGGAGGGGAGTTGAAGAGCCGCGTTCTTTAGTGTTGGAACCCAAACGCGGTTACATGTATTGGATTGAGTCGCCATCGGATTCGATTAGACGTGCCGGCATGGACGGCTCTGAGCTGCAGACAATCATATCAGGTGCGAATCATGCTACCGGTCTTACATTGGATCCAGACACACGTCGTCTCTACTGGGCGACACAATCGCGCCCGACAAAAATCGAATCAGCCGATTGGGATGGTAAAAAACGGCAGATACTGATCAACACAGATGTCGACGAACCCTATGCGATGTCGTTATATCAAGACTATGTCTACTGGAGTGATTGGAATACGGGTGACATAGAGCGCGTGCATAAAATAACGGGAGAAAATCGTAGTCTCGTGCACAGCGGCATGACTTATATACGTTCACTGTTGATATTCAATCAAAATCGTCAGACGGGCAACAATCCGTGCAAGATCAACAATGGTGGCTGCTCGCATTTGTGTTTAGCGCAACCGTCGCGTCGCGGCATGGTGTGCGCCTGTCCAACACACTACACTTTGGCTAAGGACAATGTGTCCTGCCTGCCACCCAGAAACTACATCATCTATAGTCAGCGCAGTAGCTTCGGCCGTTTGATGCCCAACACCAGCGACTGTCCGAATGTGCCGTTGTCCGTGTCAGGCAAGAATATACGCGCGGTGGAGTACGATCCAATTTCGCAAAATATCTTTTGG GTCGAAGGGCGCAGCCATAGCATTAAACGCTCACTCGCCAACAGCAGCTACATTAAGATCTTAGTGGGTTCGGGTGCGCAGCCTTTCGATATTGCAATTGATGTGATTGGACGTCTACTCTTTTGGTCCTGCTCGTACGCAAATACCATTAATGTGACGAG ATTCGACGGCGACTCAATAGGTGTTATTGATACGGGCGATTCGGAGAAACCTCGCAATATTGCCGTACACGCCATGCGGCGTCTACTATTTTGGACCGATGTGGGCACTCAGCAAGCCATCATACGTTCACGCATCGATGGCGCTGAGCGTGTAGTGCTCGCCTTCAAGCTGGAAGGTGTTACAGCGCTTGCGGTGGACCAACAAACCGACATGGTTTACTACGCGCACGGCAAGCGTATCGACTCCATGGACATTAATGGCAAAAATAA GAAAATCCTCGTTTCCACACACATCTCGCAAGTCATCTCGCTTGCCGCGCTGCAGGGCTTCGTCTATTGGCTGGATGATAAAACCGGTGTGGAGCGCATAAACGTGAATGGTGATGGGCGACGCGCGGAAATACAACGTCTGCCGCAAATCACCGATATTGTCGCCGTTTGGACGCCCGAGTCGAAACTGTTTCGCAACCACACTTGTCTGCACAGCCGCACCAAGTGCTCACACATATGTATTGCTTCGTCAGAGGGACGTGCGCGTGATATTTGTTCATGTCCGAAGAGTCTCATGTTGCTTGAGGATAGGCAGAACTGCGGCGCTTTGCCCGCCTGTGGACCAGACCATTTCACTTGTGCGGCGCCCGTCGAAGGCGATGGCTCCAGTGGTGATACGAATAAAGATTGTATACCCGCCTCGTGGCGGTGTGATGGCCAAAGCGATTGCCCGGATAAATCCGACGAAGTTGGCTGTCCCACATGTCGACCAGATTTGTTCAGCTGCCAGTCAGGCGAGTGCATAAGTAAAGATCTAGTTTGTGATGGCACAACGAATTGTGCGAATGGACATGATGAGGCGGACTGCTGCAAGCGTCCAGGCGAGTTTCAGTGTCCCAGCAATAAGGTCTGCATTTCGGCCAATCTAGTATGTGACGGTTGGGAGAATTGTGCCGACGGCACTGATGAATCAGCCGAGATGTGTCTGCAACCGAATACACGCGCCATGGCGCCTGCATCTGATAAGAAGGCCTTTATGATACTCATCTTCGCCACCATCGTCATTATATTCTCCATTGTCTATCTGCTGCAAGTTTGCCGCACTCGAATTGGCAAAAGTCGCAACGAACCCAAAGATGATCAGGCATCTGATCCACTCTCACCATCTACACTCTCGAAATCGCAACGTGTGTCGAAAATCGCCTCAGTGGCCGACGCCATGCGCATGTCCACGCTGAACTCGCGCAACAGCATCAACTCGTACGATCGCAATCACATCACCGGCGCTTCCAGCTCGACCACAAATGGCAGCAGCATGGGCGCATATCCCATTAATCCGCCACCCTCACCAGCGACACGCTCGCGTCACCCCTATCGGCATTATCGCATAATCAatcaaccaccaccaccaacaccctGCTCCACGGACATCTGCGACGAGTCCGATTCGAATTACACCAGCAAATCgaacagcaacaatagcaatggTGCTACGAAAATTTCCTCATCGTCGGCGGTTATCTGCATGCAATATCAGTATGACAGTGAGCCATATCCACCACCGCCGACGCCGCGTTCGCACTATCACAGCGATGTGCGAATAGTGCCGGAGTCGTCATGTCCGCCGTCGCCATCGTCGCGTTCGTCAACATATTTCTCGCCGTTGCCGCCGCCGCCATCGCCGGTGCAATCACCCAGCCGTGGTTTCACGTAA